From the genome of Pukyongia salina, one region includes:
- a CDS encoding PEP/pyruvate-binding domain-containing protein: MRRLPLLLLTLFIQQGICQHKSSSTTDFGNIRKMVDEFKTDPRGPYRDIRWFCTDGSIRMPKDPCPETIGPGVQHARYKETVESLGKTEHIYLGQILAYTEPNILWDGSANHSRLKQYQIGKYLASVDDGWVLRKGQFYRGAIQAEDEEAAGIKFYKWLLGKNEELTSNYFLIRQSMKDVPHSGDDNLAQAMRSQSKNISDGYTAFMDLRIKIHGQPAEADIKAVRSFREQHSNKASAGILKQIDVLINTMEEFYTPVKITSLLDGKKMLKGTPLGTSIERYIAQQSQETSPAELVSATASLLYEIRTGIVSENRPTARMYLLDISLKLEEIIFKRAPQWEPSTLKELLSKIYHLGMGTTGAGYIELWEWDQIKNTLNYNENKENITLGELIRVLNTARRQTEWSASMVKAIYGDEVNRYTEFEPLAYGFIDDRIRGSIALHLGKTVSELGDIVAQQSNITNSVLGIPEQSAVRGLNPGYAYGELVVVEGSADVVEVSSEKIYIFERPPSDLKPVAGIATVAEGNLVSHVQLLARNLGIPNAALSGDNLKSLKKYHGKMVFYAVTGNGNVLMKTEDDMTEAERSLFAKKVRKDDKIAVPIEKLVLSETSVLNMRDVDASDSGILCGPKAANLGQLKKMFPNNVVEGLVIPFGIFRDHMDQPMPGQNNTYWEFLNNMFSEAEAQRERNVPEAEVENFQLEKLAILREAIRKIKLKPEFVADIDSKFKTVLGRPMGELPVFLRSDTNMEDLKDFTGAGLNLTLFNVSDREKILNGIKDVWASPYTERSFKWRQKYLSNPENVFPSILVIPSVDVDYSGVLITKGISSGINNDLTVAFSRGAGGAVDGQSAESYLLRMDVTYELLAPAREASFNRLPVTGGTMKQTATFESRILSEKNMQQICELAEAIRDKIPKDTDTDYQGAYDVELGFKDDKLWLFQIRPFVENKKALSSDYLASISPVIDQSKKVSLSIKP, from the coding sequence ATGAGACGTCTCCCCCTCCTACTTTTAACTCTATTTATTCAGCAAGGAATTTGTCAGCACAAATCCTCCTCCACTACCGATTTTGGTAATATCCGTAAAATGGTGGATGAATTTAAGACCGATCCAAGAGGGCCTTACCGGGATATTCGTTGGTTTTGCACGGATGGAAGTATTAGAATGCCAAAAGACCCCTGCCCTGAAACGATAGGCCCCGGGGTTCAGCATGCACGATATAAGGAGACCGTAGAATCTTTGGGGAAAACCGAGCATATATACCTTGGGCAAATTCTCGCATATACAGAGCCCAATATCCTTTGGGATGGATCTGCCAATCATTCCCGGCTTAAACAATATCAGATAGGCAAATATCTTGCGAGCGTAGATGATGGCTGGGTCCTTCGAAAAGGCCAGTTCTACCGGGGAGCTATCCAGGCTGAGGACGAGGAAGCTGCCGGTATTAAATTTTACAAATGGTTGTTGGGAAAGAACGAAGAACTTACTTCCAATTACTTCCTCATTCGGCAATCTATGAAAGACGTCCCACACAGCGGTGACGACAATCTCGCACAAGCCATGCGCAGCCAGTCGAAAAACATAAGTGATGGGTATACTGCGTTTATGGATCTTCGCATCAAGATTCATGGACAACCGGCAGAGGCAGATATAAAAGCGGTGAGAAGCTTTAGGGAACAACATAGTAACAAGGCTAGTGCCGGAATCCTTAAACAGATCGATGTACTAATAAACACCATGGAAGAGTTTTATACTCCTGTGAAAATTACTTCCCTGCTCGACGGAAAGAAAATGCTTAAAGGCACTCCTCTTGGAACCAGCATCGAGCGCTACATCGCACAACAATCTCAGGAAACTTCTCCCGCGGAATTGGTTTCGGCCACCGCAAGTTTATTATATGAAATACGGACCGGTATTGTTTCTGAAAATCGCCCAACGGCGCGTATGTATTTGTTAGATATTTCATTGAAACTGGAAGAGATCATATTTAAAAGAGCACCGCAGTGGGAGCCATCCACATTAAAGGAGTTGCTTTCGAAAATTTATCACCTGGGTATGGGCACTACAGGGGCCGGCTATATCGAACTTTGGGAGTGGGACCAGATAAAGAATACACTAAACTACAACGAGAATAAAGAGAATATAACTCTGGGTGAGCTCATCAGAGTGCTTAACACCGCCAGGCGACAAACAGAATGGAGCGCCTCCATGGTAAAAGCAATTTATGGCGACGAGGTAAACAGGTATACAGAGTTCGAACCGCTGGCTTATGGCTTTATTGACGACAGAATTCGAGGTTCTATCGCCCTGCACCTCGGTAAAACTGTTAGTGAACTGGGGGATATTGTTGCGCAACAATCCAATATCACCAATTCGGTCTTGGGAATCCCGGAGCAAAGTGCGGTACGTGGTTTAAACCCCGGCTACGCATACGGCGAACTTGTGGTCGTGGAAGGATCGGCCGATGTGGTAGAAGTAAGTTCGGAAAAGATCTATATTTTCGAACGTCCACCTTCCGACCTAAAACCCGTTGCCGGAATAGCAACAGTGGCCGAGGGTAACCTGGTTTCACATGTTCAGCTGTTAGCCCGAAATCTCGGAATACCTAACGCTGCGTTATCTGGCGACAATTTAAAAAGTCTAAAAAAATACCATGGAAAAATGGTGTTCTACGCGGTTACCGGCAATGGAAACGTGTTGATGAAGACCGAGGATGACATGACCGAAGCAGAGAGATCTTTATTTGCGAAGAAAGTTCGAAAGGATGATAAAATAGCCGTCCCTATCGAAAAGCTGGTGTTAAGTGAAACCAGTGTTCTAAATATGCGCGATGTGGATGCTTCAGATTCGGGTATACTTTGCGGTCCTAAGGCAGCCAATCTTGGTCAACTAAAGAAAATGTTCCCTAACAATGTAGTAGAAGGACTTGTAATCCCTTTCGGGATATTCAGAGATCATATGGACCAACCCATGCCAGGACAAAACAATACGTACTGGGAATTTCTTAATAATATGTTCTCTGAAGCGGAAGCGCAGCGCGAACGAAATGTACCGGAGGCTGAAGTTGAAAATTTTCAATTGGAAAAATTGGCGATACTTCGCGAAGCAATCCGAAAAATAAAACTAAAACCGGAGTTCGTGGCAGACATCGACTCTAAGTTTAAAACTGTCCTTGGTCGGCCTATGGGTGAACTACCTGTATTCTTAAGGAGTGATACCAATATGGAGGACCTGAAAGATTTCACCGGTGCCGGGTTGAATCTTACTCTCTTCAATGTATCGGACCGTGAAAAGATATTAAATGGTATCAAGGATGTGTGGGCCTCTCCGTATACCGAGCGAAGTTTCAAATGGCGGCAGAAGTATTTATCTAATCCCGAAAATGTCTTTCCTTCCATACTGGTAATTCCAAGTGTGGATGTTGATTATAGCGGCGTACTCATTACCAAAGGAATTAGTTCGGGTATAAATAATGACCTCACGGTTGCATTCAGCCGGGGAGCGGGCGGTGCCGTAGATGGCCAGTCTGCAGAATCTTATTTATTGCGGATGGATGTAACTTACGAACTGCTGGCACCGGCGCGAGAAGCTTCATTCAACAGGCTTCCGGTAACAGGAGGTACAATGAAGCAGACTGCGACCTTTGAAAGCAGGATCCTTTCAGAAAAAAATATGCAACAGATCTGCGAACTTGCGGAGGCGATTAGAGATAAGATCCCAAAGGACACTGACACCGATTACCAGGGAGCTTACGATGTAGAATTAGGTTTTAAAGATGATAAACTCTGGCTTTTCCAGATCCGGCCCTTTGTAGAGAATAAAAAGGCCTTAAGTTCAGATTATCTAGCCTCTATTAGTCCTGTTATAGACCAATCGAAAAAAGTTTCACTTTCCATCAAACCATGA
- a CDS encoding serine hydrolase, giving the protein MKKIATILLVYLISAAFTTPHPYPIDGYEYTGIKRLKRLEMIKSGELKDGTVLPPGAMKSYVDIQLNLFSRYQDSVSTFLVKDEAFQQQISDLFRGLDRSYSLAVLDVTDPEKPRYASRNETVGYQPGSVGKLAVMIGLFDQLAKLYPDSFEDRIKLLKERSVKAGPWGMTDEHTIPIFNIETNKLVKRQVVPSDVFSLFEWADHMMSVSNNGAASILWREVLLMAAFKQDYPSLTQEQADAYFKTTPKNEITDLGNDVVNLPLREMGITHEEWRLGSFFTRGANPYVGAKGGSTGTPIGLMKFLIQLEQGQVIDAKSSLEMKRLMYMTDRRIRYAQSPSLKEAAVYFKSGSLYKCDRSKGEACGKYMGNVFNYMNSVAIVEHPDNYCYMVVLMTNVLRKNSASDHMSLAASIDKVIRNKN; this is encoded by the coding sequence ATGAAAAAAATAGCAACAATCCTCCTTGTTTACTTGATAAGTGCAGCATTTACCACGCCTCACCCCTATCCTATAGACGGTTATGAATACACAGGCATCAAGCGATTAAAACGCCTGGAGATGATTAAAAGCGGGGAATTAAAAGACGGTACCGTCCTGCCACCCGGGGCCATGAAATCTTATGTGGACATTCAATTAAATCTCTTTTCCCGATACCAGGATTCTGTTTCTACCTTCCTAGTAAAAGACGAGGCTTTTCAACAACAGATCAGTGACTTGTTCAGGGGGTTGGATCGAAGTTATTCTCTGGCGGTCCTGGATGTAACCGATCCGGAAAAACCACGATACGCGAGCAGAAACGAAACGGTGGGTTATCAGCCCGGCAGTGTGGGTAAACTTGCGGTGATGATAGGTTTATTCGATCAATTGGCTAAGCTGTATCCCGATTCTTTTGAAGACCGTATAAAACTATTGAAGGAGCGATCTGTAAAAGCCGGCCCCTGGGGTATGACCGATGAACACACCATCCCTATATTCAATATTGAAACCAACAAACTGGTGAAACGTCAAGTGGTACCCAGTGACGTTTTTTCCTTGTTCGAATGGGCAGATCACATGATGTCTGTTAGTAATAATGGGGCTGCTAGCATCCTTTGGCGTGAAGTATTGCTTATGGCGGCCTTTAAACAAGATTACCCATCCCTAACACAGGAGCAGGCCGATGCATACTTTAAAACCACTCCAAAAAATGAGATCACAGATCTGGGAAATGATGTGGTTAATCTTCCGTTGCGCGAAATGGGGATCACACACGAAGAATGGCGGTTAGGTTCTTTTTTCACCAGAGGTGCTAATCCTTATGTGGGCGCAAAAGGCGGCAGTACGGGAACACCAATAGGTTTGATGAAATTTTTAATTCAACTGGAGCAGGGCCAGGTGATCGATGCCAAATCCAGCCTGGAAATGAAACGCCTGATGTATATGACCGATCGACGAATTCGCTATGCACAATCCCCATCTTTAAAGGAGGCGGCTGTGTATTTTAAATCAGGTAGCCTGTATAAATGTGATCGCTCCAAAGGTGAAGCCTGTGGAAAATATATGGGAAATGTATTTAATTATATGAATTCGGTCGCTATTGTGGAACATCCGGATAACTATTGTTATATGGTGGTACTTATGACTAATGTACTGCGGAAAAATTCGGCTTCAGATCATATGAGTCTTGCCGCCAGTATCGATAAGGTGATCCGCAATAAGAATTAA
- a CDS encoding Npt1/Npt2 family nucleotide transporter, whose product MKIFDLQEDELKKTLLLQLNVFLLISTLLIVKPVINSLFLSELTADALPIGYLLTALMAVTGSWFYTKALERYALNHIIERTLLVSILSLVVFGILFRYDVANGLFLYIPYIWIAIFGLLTASQFWILANLVYNVRSAKRVFGFIGGGAIAGGIFGGYLTSLLTNLFDAEIMLFVAALLLMGCVPITRYIWKKEVVKLNDFQVSLRSQPKAESPFRLIRHSKLLYLIALVIGISVLVAKLVDYQYSDYASRLIEDPEELASFFGFWFSTLSVISLIIQLFLTKRIVGTFGVGKSLLWLPTGILIGSFTLLFLPQLWVIVFIKVVDGSLKQSVNKAATELLSIPIPIEIKKKTKTFTDVVIDSISTGVAGIILIFFINALDIPSTYISIIIIILIAVWLYFIYLLRKEYIIAFKMLLETSPESREKVAKPVIPVTSIVATVKRVLSSGSEGQILYMLQKVLEVKDERFFYAIKALLTHPSDRVRALAIENLYFLKTENLSDTMEKLIFDPDQQVTTVAFRYLIKNYRMDVVELFDKYLDSEDNTVSNAALLGLSLELRNNVKLQQRFNFAGIIERSISSLPQFQDPEAREERISTIVESIGNARLSAMYSYIEQRLANEHLPVKHLNHAVKAAATTLDKSFIDNVISHLVAKETRETAVNGLYGYGEPILDILKSKIKSDLYDISVCIPMIAVIEKFASQKAMSTLMDITDSTEHAVKIEAIDAIQRLKWKYKYLTVDDRFVVSKVLDECNLYQNTLSVIHSQIIIQYKSVGPESIVSEEREARNLLIKILESRLDRQLQRIFRLLGIKYPPNDVEPILNSILNGKEEQRIHAIEFLDNILNNQLKKELIPVAESVLIDSISEEKIKKLNLKVLSEEECYRALLTRKDPKLKLAVIHLIQKSKNKRFLPLLQTQINDPKEKIRSKVTEAIEVLSD is encoded by the coding sequence ATGAAGATTTTCGATCTTCAGGAGGACGAGTTGAAGAAAACCCTCCTTCTTCAACTAAACGTCTTTTTACTTATCTCTACCTTGCTAATCGTTAAACCCGTTATTAATTCCCTCTTTCTTTCCGAATTAACCGCCGATGCCCTTCCTATTGGTTACTTACTCACTGCATTGATGGCTGTTACCGGCTCCTGGTTTTATACGAAGGCTTTGGAGCGATATGCGCTAAATCACATCATTGAAAGGACCTTGCTGGTATCCATTTTGAGTTTGGTGGTGTTCGGAATTCTTTTCAGATATGATGTGGCCAACGGATTATTTCTATACATCCCTTATATCTGGATCGCAATTTTCGGGCTGCTTACAGCCTCCCAATTCTGGATACTTGCAAATCTGGTGTATAATGTTCGGTCGGCAAAACGTGTTTTTGGATTTATAGGAGGTGGAGCGATTGCCGGAGGAATTTTTGGTGGATATCTCACTTCCTTACTTACCAATCTTTTCGACGCCGAGATAATGCTCTTCGTGGCGGCATTGCTATTGATGGGTTGCGTTCCCATTACACGATATATTTGGAAGAAAGAAGTTGTGAAACTGAACGATTTTCAGGTTTCTTTACGTTCGCAACCCAAAGCTGAGTCTCCATTTCGACTCATACGGCACTCTAAGCTGCTTTACCTTATTGCCCTGGTTATTGGTATAAGCGTGCTTGTGGCTAAACTGGTAGACTACCAGTACAGTGATTATGCTTCCAGGCTAATCGAAGATCCCGAAGAACTGGCGTCATTCTTTGGATTCTGGTTTTCCACTTTAAGTGTAATATCACTCATCATCCAGCTATTTCTCACCAAACGTATTGTGGGGACTTTTGGAGTAGGGAAATCGTTATTATGGCTTCCTACCGGTATTCTCATAGGTTCCTTTACGCTTTTGTTCCTCCCGCAACTATGGGTGATCGTATTTATAAAGGTTGTGGATGGCAGTTTGAAACAATCGGTGAATAAGGCAGCGACAGAATTATTGTCCATTCCTATCCCAATAGAAATAAAGAAGAAAACAAAAACCTTCACAGATGTTGTGATCGATAGTATTTCGACCGGTGTGGCGGGAATCATTCTAATTTTCTTTATTAATGCTTTAGACATACCCTCAACTTACATAAGTATTATCATTATAATACTTATAGCTGTTTGGCTGTATTTTATTTATTTGCTTCGGAAGGAGTATATCATTGCCTTTAAAATGTTGCTCGAAACCAGTCCGGAATCCAGGGAAAAGGTTGCAAAACCGGTGATCCCAGTAACCAGTATAGTGGCAACTGTGAAACGTGTCTTGAGCTCGGGCTCGGAGGGACAAATATTATATATGCTTCAGAAGGTTCTGGAAGTGAAGGACGAAAGGTTTTTTTACGCCATCAAAGCGCTGCTCACTCATCCATCTGATAGAGTAAGAGCCCTGGCAATTGAAAATCTTTATTTTCTGAAAACAGAGAATTTATCAGATACCATGGAAAAACTTATTTTCGATCCGGATCAACAGGTGACCACGGTAGCATTCAGGTATCTCATCAAGAATTATCGTATGGATGTGGTAGAACTCTTCGATAAATATCTGGATTCTGAAGATAATACCGTCTCTAATGCCGCCTTACTGGGATTATCGCTGGAATTGAGAAATAATGTCAAACTTCAACAACGATTTAATTTTGCAGGGATCATTGAGCGATCGATATCGTCCCTGCCACAGTTTCAGGATCCTGAGGCACGGGAGGAGCGAATATCTACCATAGTAGAGTCCATAGGAAACGCACGACTAAGTGCCATGTATTCGTACATCGAACAACGTCTTGCCAACGAACATCTTCCTGTTAAACATCTTAATCACGCCGTGAAGGCAGCGGCAACAACCTTGGATAAGTCGTTTATCGACAACGTAATATCACACTTGGTTGCGAAAGAAACTCGTGAAACCGCAGTAAACGGATTATACGGATACGGCGAACCCATACTCGATATTCTTAAAAGCAAAATTAAAAGCGATCTCTATGATATAAGTGTTTGCATTCCAATGATAGCGGTAATTGAGAAATTTGCATCCCAGAAGGCAATGTCGACTTTGATGGACATAACAGATTCTACCGAACACGCCGTGAAGATCGAAGCCATTGATGCAATCCAACGCTTGAAATGGAAGTATAAATACCTTACTGTCGACGACCGGTTTGTAGTCTCAAAGGTGCTGGATGAATGTAATTTATATCAGAATACCCTTTCGGTGATCCATTCTCAAATCATTATTCAGTACAAAAGTGTGGGACCAGAATCGATAGTTTCAGAGGAACGCGAGGCCAGAAACCTGCTTATTAAAATTCTCGAATCACGTCTGGATCGCCAGCTTCAACGGATTTTTAGATTGTTAGGTATCAAATATCCGCCTAACGATGTGGAGCCTATTCTTAATTCAATATTAAACGGAAAGGAAGAACAGCGAATTCACGCCATAGAATTTCTGGATAATATCCTGAACAACCAATTGAAGAAGGAATTGATCCCTGTGGCCGAATCGGTGCTGATCGATAGTATTTCAGAAGAAAAGATCAAAAAACTCAATCTTAAAGTATTAAGTGAAGAGGAATGTTATCGCGCTCTACTTACACGAAAGGACCCAAAGCTTAAACTTGCTGTTATACATCTTATTCAGAAATCAAAGAATAAGAGATTCCTGCCACTGTTGCAAACGCAAATAAACGATCCAAAAGAAAAGATCCGCTCAAAAGTAACTGAGGCGATCGAAGTTCTTTCAGATTAA
- a CDS encoding serine hydrolase: MNKRSIFIVTFLMTISTLVAQNQLPRSTKDSDIKPLRTLLNADLQAQLDKELKSNPTWKNLIDQKKMAVGLVDLSNPKQTKFARINGNHMMYAASLPKIAVLLASMDAIDKGELKETAEVKKDMRLMISKSDNSASTRMIDRIGYEKIEAVMTDPKYEFYDEDYGGGLWVGKRYGGGGDTNREPLKNLSHAATVSQVCRFYYLLAHGKLVNEKRSKQMLAIMEDPELHHKFVNSLDQIAPNAKLYRKSGSWKTYHSDSVLVWGVDPNRRYILVALVDDPNGEQIIRNLVYSVENIIQRHPKVSVR, from the coding sequence ATGAATAAAAGATCAATTTTTATAGTAACATTTTTAATGACTATATCCACCCTGGTTGCTCAAAATCAGTTACCACGCAGCACCAAGGATAGCGATATTAAACCATTGCGTACTTTACTCAATGCCGACTTGCAGGCGCAGCTCGACAAAGAATTAAAATCGAATCCTACATGGAAGAACCTAATCGATCAAAAAAAGATGGCGGTAGGACTGGTAGACCTAAGTAACCCTAAGCAAACCAAATTTGCAAGGATAAATGGTAACCATATGATGTATGCAGCAAGTCTTCCAAAGATCGCAGTACTTCTGGCCTCCATGGATGCTATCGATAAAGGCGAACTGAAGGAAACAGCAGAAGTTAAAAAGGATATGCGACTTATGATAAGTAAGTCGGATAACAGCGCGTCTACGCGTATGATCGATCGCATTGGATATGAGAAGATCGAGGCCGTAATGACCGATCCTAAATACGAATTCTACGACGAGGATTATGGTGGAGGCTTGTGGGTAGGAAAGCGCTACGGTGGCGGTGGTGACACAAACAGGGAACCATTAAAGAACCTTAGTCACGCTGCAACTGTAAGCCAGGTATGCCGTTTTTACTATTTGCTTGCACATGGAAAGCTGGTAAATGAAAAACGCTCAAAACAAATGCTGGCAATCATGGAAGATCCCGAATTACATCACAAATTTGTGAATAGTCTGGATCAAATTGCACCAAACGCTAAATTGTACAGAAAATCCGGATCGTGGAAAACCTATCACTCAGATTCTGTCCTGGTTTGGGGTGTAGATCCTAACCGCAGATATATTCTGGTTGCATTGGTTGACGACCCAAATGGGGAACAAATTATTCGTAATCTGGTTTATTCTGTAGAGAATATTATTCAACGACACCCAAAAGTTTCGGTTCGATAA
- a CDS encoding DsrE/DsrF/DrsH-like family protein, with protein sequence MSDTKVKKMLFILSKGTIENAYAAFVMANGARMEGIESEIFFTFFGLEAIQKKKLEHLRVATVGNPALHMPTMVGGLPGVEALATKMMKKEMEKLDMPPVGEFLEILSDSGCKLWGCKLAIDMFHLEREDLIDELDGILTIGDFYARADQEGTHLLFI encoded by the coding sequence ATGAGTGATACCAAGGTTAAAAAAATGCTCTTTATACTGTCTAAAGGAACGATCGAGAACGCCTATGCTGCATTTGTAATGGCAAATGGGGCGAGAATGGAAGGAATTGAATCTGAGATCTTTTTCACTTTCTTTGGTTTGGAGGCAATTCAAAAGAAAAAACTGGAACACCTGCGTGTTGCCACTGTGGGTAATCCGGCATTACACATGCCTACTATGGTTGGCGGATTGCCGGGAGTAGAAGCATTAGCCACAAAAATGATGAAAAAGGAAATGGAGAAACTGGATATGCCACCTGTAGGAGAATTTTTAGAGATTCTATCAGATTCAGGGTGTAAGTTATGGGGCTGTAAACTTGCCATAGATATGTTCCATTTGGAAAGAGAAGATCTTATAGATGAATTAGATGGAATCTTGACCATAGGCGATTTTTATGCGAGAGCAGATCAGGAAGGGACTCATTTATTGTTTATATAG
- a CDS encoding TusE/DsrC/DsvC family sulfur relay protein — MKKLIAQREIDVNEEGYLLDFNQWDKEIGKSLADENSISLTDRHWEVIDFLHEKYRKEEPLSIRGIKKSGVIDIKEFYSLFPGGPLKVSTLIAGIPKPKSCI, encoded by the coding sequence ATGAAAAAGTTAATTGCACAACGCGAGATAGATGTAAACGAAGAAGGGTATCTTCTGGATTTTAATCAATGGGACAAGGAAATAGGGAAATCTCTTGCAGATGAAAACTCTATTTCACTCACAGATCGTCATTGGGAAGTGATAGATTTTCTACACGAAAAATACCGCAAAGAAGAACCTTTATCTATACGAGGCATTAAAAAAAGTGGAGTGATAGATATAAAGGAGTTTTATAGTCTTTTCCCCGGAGGTCCTTTAAAAGTATCTACACTTATCGCCGGAATACCGAAACCTAAAAGTTGTATTTAA
- the sqr gene encoding type III sulfide quinone reductase, selenoprotein subtype, giving the protein MKNLVILGAGTAGTMMANHMIKKLPKKEWKITIVDQYKTHYYQPGFLFLPFDIYTTKQVKKNGKKFIPKGAEYIQKKIELIQPETNTVILEDKDKLEYDILIVATGSKTAPDEIEGMNGPMWYKNIFDFYTYEGAKALRDKLREWEGGKLVVHITEMPIKCPVAPLEFAFLADSYFKHKGMRDKVDITFVTPLGGAFTKPTATKTLHYLLEEKNIKEVTDFNIERVDYENNKIIDYADKEVEYDLLVTVPTNMGDALIERSGMGDDLNFIPTNKGSLQTLDHENIFAIGDATNIPASKAGSVAHFEAEILTDNILRFIKGEELKEEFDGHANCFIETGNGKALLIDFNYTHEPVEGTFPFPGVGPLRLLKESRANHMGKMAFRWVYWNMLIKGVHIPFVSATMSEKGKKFQEVN; this is encoded by the coding sequence ATGAAAAACTTAGTAATTCTTGGAGCCGGTACAGCAGGTACCATGATGGCGAATCATATGATTAAAAAACTTCCGAAGAAAGAATGGAAGATCACAATTGTAGATCAATATAAAACACATTATTATCAACCGGGGTTTTTATTTCTGCCGTTCGATATTTATACCACGAAACAGGTAAAGAAGAATGGCAAGAAATTTATTCCAAAAGGGGCCGAATATATTCAGAAGAAAATAGAACTCATTCAACCCGAAACTAATACGGTTATTCTGGAAGACAAGGACAAATTAGAGTACGACATACTAATTGTTGCAACCGGGTCGAAAACAGCTCCAGATGAAATTGAAGGTATGAATGGCCCAATGTGGTATAAGAATATCTTCGATTTCTACACCTACGAAGGTGCTAAGGCATTGCGAGATAAATTGCGCGAGTGGGAGGGTGGTAAATTAGTGGTTCATATTACCGAAATGCCTATTAAATGTCCGGTAGCTCCTCTGGAATTTGCCTTCCTGGCCGATTCGTATTTCAAACATAAAGGAATGCGAGACAAAGTAGATATTACCTTTGTGACCCCTCTTGGAGGTGCTTTTACCAAACCTACAGCCACTAAAACACTACATTATTTATTGGAAGAAAAGAATATTAAGGAGGTAACCGACTTCAATATTGAACGTGTAGATTACGAGAATAATAAGATTATCGACTATGCAGATAAAGAAGTAGAATACGACCTTCTGGTCACGGTACCTACCAATATGGGTGATGCTTTGATTGAACGTTCGGGAATGGGAGACGATCTTAATTTTATCCCTACAAATAAAGGATCTCTTCAAACTTTAGACCATGAGAATATCTTCGCAATTGGTGATGCCACTAACATTCCTGCTTCCAAGGCCGGATCTGTGGCTCATTTCGAGGCCGAAATCTTGACGGATAATATTCTGCGCTTTATCAAGGGAGAGGAACTAAAAGAAGAATTCGATGGCCATGCAAATTGTTTTATCGAAACAGGAAACGGTAAGGCCTTGTTGATCGATTTTAATTATACACACGAACCGGTGGAAGGAACATTTCCATTTCCCGGTGTAGGTCCGTTACGACTGCTTAAGGAGAGCAGAGCCAACCACATGGGTAAAATGGCTTTTAGATGGGTCTACTGGAATATGCTGATAAAAGGGGTACACATTCCTTTTGTTTCTGCGACCATGAGTGAGAAAGGAAAGAAGTTTCAAGAAGTTAATTAA